The Lichenihabitans psoromatis genome contains a region encoding:
- a CDS encoding DUF3108 domain-containing protein, with product MTLLSSLMRRCRAASLLAAAGLLAVVAAPMLGSAAADTLKIHYAVTLIGLPIGTALVSGVVEPNSYRIEANAKLIGLASMMSSSKGAATATGSVVGSHIAPATYATTSANSVMTRTLRMAMNAGTVSGVEITPPFDSRIPRVPVTEADKRNIVDPLSAFVMAVPPGNDLVGASACDRTLPVFDGATRFDLALAYVGTRHVKTKGYNGDVSVCSARYHAISGHRMDGPATKFMEDNKSMEVWLAPISGTHVVFPYRISLMTMIGTTVIEADEFAVDPTSHASIGH from the coding sequence ATGACCCTGTTGTCTTCGCTGATGCGTCGCTGCCGTGCCGCGAGCCTGCTCGCAGCCGCCGGCCTGCTTGCGGTCGTGGCTGCCCCCATGTTGGGAAGCGCCGCGGCCGATACGCTCAAGATCCACTATGCGGTGACGCTGATCGGGCTGCCGATCGGCACCGCGCTCGTCTCCGGCGTGGTCGAGCCCAACTCCTACCGGATCGAGGCCAACGCCAAACTGATCGGGCTTGCCAGCATGATGTCGTCGTCGAAGGGGGCCGCCACGGCGACCGGGAGCGTGGTCGGCAGCCATATCGCGCCGGCGACCTACGCGACCACCTCGGCCAATTCGGTCATGACGCGGACGCTTCGGATGGCCATGAACGCCGGTACCGTGAGCGGCGTCGAGATCACGCCGCCGTTCGATTCGCGTATTCCGCGCGTTCCGGTGACCGAGGCCGACAAGCGCAACATCGTCGATCCCCTCAGCGCCTTCGTGATGGCGGTTCCGCCCGGGAACGATCTTGTCGGCGCATCCGCTTGCGACAGAACCTTGCCGGTGTTCGATGGCGCGACCCGATTCGATCTCGCATTGGCTTATGTCGGGACCCGCCACGTCAAGACCAAGGGCTATAACGGCGACGTGTCGGTCTGCTCGGCGCGCTATCACGCGATTTCGGGCCATCGAATGGACGGACCGGCGACGAAATTCATGGAAGACAATAAAAGCATGGAGGTCTGGCTCGCGCCGATCAGCGGAACCCATGTCGTGTTCCCCTATCGGATCTCGCTCATGACCATGATCGGCACCACCGTGATCGAAGCCGACGAATTCGCGGTCGATCCAACAAGCCACGCGTCCATCGGCCATTGA
- the hslV gene encoding ATP-dependent protease subunit HslV has translation MQDNDGRIPSFHATTIILVKKGGKTVIGGDGQVSFGQTVMKANARKVRRLAKNSVIAGFAGATADAFTLFERLEAKLEQFPGQLLRASVELAKDWRTDRYLRRLEAMMLVADRETALVLTGTGDVLEPESSPMGCVAAIGSGGNYALAAGLALIDIESDAEAIARKAMGIAANICVYTNNNLVIETIERD, from the coding sequence ATGCAGGACAACGACGGTCGTATTCCGAGTTTTCACGCCACGACCATCATCCTGGTCAAGAAGGGCGGCAAGACCGTGATCGGCGGCGACGGTCAGGTCAGTTTCGGTCAAACCGTCATGAAGGCAAATGCGCGCAAAGTGCGTCGTTTGGCCAAGAATTCCGTCATCGCGGGTTTTGCCGGCGCGACCGCCGATGCTTTTACGCTGTTCGAGCGGCTCGAGGCGAAGCTCGAGCAGTTCCCCGGCCAGTTGTTGCGGGCCAGCGTCGAACTCGCCAAGGACTGGCGCACCGATCGCTACCTGCGGCGATTGGAGGCCATGATGCTGGTGGCCGATCGCGAGACCGCACTGGTCTTGACCGGCACCGGCGACGTGCTGGAACCCGAATCAAGTCCGATGGGCTGCGTGGCGGCGATCGGGTCTGGCGGCAATTACGCCCTCGCTGCCGGGCTCGCCTTGATCGATATCGAATCCGATGCGGAGGCGATCGCCCGCAAGGCCATGGGAATCGCGGCGAATATCTGCGTCTACACCAACAACAATCTCGTCATCGAAACCATCGAGCGCGACTAA
- the hslU gene encoding ATP-dependent protease ATPase subunit HslU: MTDFLPREIVSELDRHIIGQRDAKRAVAIALRNRWRRLQLTGPMRDEVLPKNILMIGPTGCGKTEISRRLARLANAPFLKIEATKFTEVGYVGRDVEQIIRDLLEIGISLVKETKRKDIEAKAQMAAEDRLLDALVGATASPTTRDSFRKKLRAGELDDKEVEIEVAQGGSQLPMFELPNMPGSSIGAINLGDMFGKAMGGRTKTRRMSVRDAHVPLLAEESDKMLDVDSIVQQAIREVENNGIVFLDEIDKICAREGRGGGGDVSREGVQRDLLPLIEGTSVATKHGTVKTDHILFIASGAFHVSKPSDLLPELQGRLPIRVELASLTEDDFRRILTETEASIVKQYVALLKTEGVDLDFTPDAIDELAAVAVQVNSSVENIGARRLQTVMERVLDEVSFTAPDRPGETIMIDRAFVQRNIGDLARNADLSRFIL, from the coding sequence ATGACGGATTTTCTGCCGCGCGAGATCGTATCCGAACTCGATCGTCACATTATCGGCCAACGCGATGCCAAACGTGCGGTGGCCATCGCGCTTCGCAACCGGTGGCGCCGCCTGCAATTGACAGGGCCGATGCGCGACGAAGTCCTGCCCAAAAACATCCTGATGATCGGCCCAACCGGCTGCGGCAAAACTGAGATTTCGCGCCGGCTGGCGCGGCTCGCCAATGCTCCCTTCCTCAAAATCGAAGCGACCAAATTCACCGAGGTCGGCTACGTCGGCCGCGACGTCGAGCAGATCATTCGCGATCTGCTCGAGATCGGCATCTCGCTCGTCAAGGAGACGAAGCGCAAGGACATCGAAGCCAAGGCGCAGATGGCGGCCGAAGACCGACTGCTCGATGCGCTCGTCGGGGCCACGGCCTCACCGACGACCCGCGATTCGTTTCGCAAGAAGCTTCGGGCGGGCGAGCTCGACGACAAGGAGGTCGAGATCGAGGTCGCGCAAGGCGGATCGCAATTGCCGATGTTCGAGCTTCCCAACATGCCCGGTTCGTCGATCGGCGCCATCAATCTCGGCGACATGTTCGGCAAGGCCATGGGTGGCCGCACCAAGACGCGTCGCATGTCGGTCCGTGATGCCCATGTGCCGCTGCTGGCCGAGGAAAGCGACAAGATGCTCGATGTCGATAGCATCGTGCAGCAGGCCATTCGCGAGGTCGAGAATAACGGCATCGTGTTTCTCGACGAAATCGACAAGATCTGCGCGCGCGAGGGGCGGGGCGGGGGAGGCGATGTTTCGCGGGAGGGGGTCCAGCGCGATTTGCTGCCGCTGATCGAGGGGACGAGCGTTGCGACCAAACACGGGACCGTGAAGACGGATCATATCCTCTTCATCGCATCCGGCGCGTTCCATGTGTCGAAACCGTCCGATCTGCTCCCCGAATTGCAGGGCCGTCTCCCGATTCGCGTCGAACTCGCCTCGCTGACCGAGGATGATTTCCGCCGCATCCTCACCGAGACTGAGGCCAGCATCGTCAAGCAATATGTGGCGCTGCTGAAGACCGAGGGGGTCGACCTCGATTTCACGCCGGATGCGATCGACGAACTCGCGGCCGTCGCGGTTCAAGTCAATTCCAGCGTCGAAAATATCGGGGCCCGGCGATTGCAGACCGTTATGGAGCGTGTGCTCGACGAGGTGAGCTTCACGGCACCCGACCGGCCCGGCGAGACCATCATGATCGACCGCGCCTTTGTGCAGCGGAACATCGGCGATCTTGCCCGCAACGCCGATCTGTCGCGCTTCATCCTCTAA
- the trpS gene encoding tryptophan--tRNA ligase, protein MTDAASQPAAIRPRVFSGVQPTGNLHLGNYLGAITRFVSLQEAHECLYCVVDLHAITVPQNPEDLRSSIRDVTAAFLAAGIDAKRHIVFNQSRVAEHAELAWVLNCVARLGWLNRMTQFKEKAGKDRENASVGLYAYPALMAADILVYRAAFVPVGEDQKQHLELARDIAQKFNNDFTAEIEARRQGEAFFPLPEPLIQGPATRVMSLRDGTKKMSKSDPSDNSRINLVDNAETIAQKIRRAKTDPDALPSEIEGLAGRPEADNLVGIYAALSGEAKQEVLRQFGGGQFSVFKGALVDLAVAKLGPIGTEIRALRADPGHIDRVLADGAERARAIARPTMDAVKDIVGLLR, encoded by the coding sequence ATGACCGATGCCGCCTCCCAGCCCGCCGCGATCCGGCCGCGCGTCTTTTCGGGCGTGCAGCCCACCGGCAATCTGCATCTCGGCAACTACCTCGGCGCGATCACCCGTTTCGTGTCGCTGCAAGAGGCGCATGAGTGCCTCTATTGCGTGGTCGATCTGCATGCCATCACGGTGCCGCAGAACCCCGAGGACCTGCGCTCCAGCATCCGTGATGTGACCGCGGCTTTCCTGGCGGCCGGGATCGACGCGAAGCGGCACATCGTCTTCAATCAAAGCCGGGTCGCCGAACATGCGGAACTCGCCTGGGTGCTGAATTGCGTAGCCCGGCTCGGATGGCTCAACCGGATGACGCAGTTTAAGGAAAAGGCCGGGAAGGACCGCGAGAACGCGTCCGTGGGGCTCTATGCCTATCCGGCCTTGATGGCGGCCGATATTTTGGTCTACCGCGCCGCTTTCGTGCCGGTCGGCGAGGATCAGAAGCAGCATCTCGAGTTGGCGCGCGACATCGCCCAAAAGTTCAACAACGACTTTACGGCTGAGATCGAGGCGCGTCGTCAGGGAGAAGCCTTTTTTCCGCTCCCCGAGCCGCTGATCCAGGGCCCCGCGACGCGTGTCATGAGCCTGCGCGATGGCACTAAAAAGATGTCGAAATCGGATCCCTCCGACAATTCTCGCATCAATCTCGTCGATAATGCCGAGACGATCGCGCAGAAGATCCGCCGGGCCAAGACCGACCCCGACGCGCTGCCGTCAGAGATCGAGGGGTTGGCCGGGCGGCCCGAGGCCGACAATCTCGTCGGCATCTATGCGGCTCTGTCGGGGGAGGCGAAACAAGAGGTGCTGCGGCAGTTCGGGGGCGGCCAGTTCTCCGTCTTCAAGGGGGCTCTCGTGGATCTCGCGGTCGCCAAACTCGGACCGATCGGCACCGAGATCCGGGCCTTGCGGGCCGACCCCGGCCATATCGATCGGGTGCTGGCCGATGGGGCGGAGCGCGCGCGCGCCATCGCGCGGCCGACCATGGATGCCGTAAAGGACATCGTCGGCCTCTTGCGTTAG
- a CDS encoding transketolase, whose protein sequence is MRAVEPTFERTADPENLQHIASAVRQKIVRTIALAGLGHVGGDLSVTDILTALYFDVLDIDPANPLKPDRDRFILSKGHCAAAFYSVLSLRGFFDPAAVDTFMKPLSPLNGHPNRRKIPGVEANTGPLGHGLPIGLGAAIGAKVTGQSWRTFVVVGDGELQEGSNWEAAMAAGHRGLDTLTVIVDRNRFQQGAGTEATNRLEPLADKFRAFGWDVIDVDGHDVGALRDVLATRGSGKPRAIIAKTNKGRGVSFMEDLVDWHHKVPNAEQVELALKELAR, encoded by the coding sequence CTGCGCGCGGTCGAGCCGACGTTTGAGCGAACGGCCGACCCCGAAAATCTTCAGCATATCGCGTCGGCGGTTCGGCAGAAAATCGTGAGGACCATCGCTTTGGCGGGCCTCGGCCACGTCGGCGGTGATCTGTCCGTGACCGATATTCTCACGGCGCTCTATTTTGACGTTCTCGACATCGATCCGGCCAATCCGTTGAAGCCCGATCGGGACCGCTTCATCTTGTCCAAGGGGCATTGCGCGGCTGCGTTCTACAGCGTGCTGTCGCTACGCGGTTTCTTCGATCCCGCGGCTGTCGATACCTTTATGAAGCCGCTCTCGCCGCTGAACGGACATCCAAATCGTCGCAAGATCCCCGGGGTCGAAGCCAATACCGGCCCACTCGGGCATGGCCTGCCGATTGGGCTTGGCGCAGCCATCGGCGCCAAGGTCACCGGCCAATCCTGGCGCACCTTCGTGGTCGTCGGCGACGGGGAACTGCAGGAAGGCTCGAACTGGGAAGCCGCCATGGCGGCGGGCCATCGCGGCCTCGATACTCTCACGGTGATCGTCGATCGCAATCGCTTCCAGCAAGGCGCCGGGACGGAGGCCACGAATCGGCTCGAGCCGCTCGCCGATAAATTCCGCGCCTTCGGTTGGGACGTGATCGATGTCGATGGTCATGACGTCGGCGCTCTGCGCGACGTGTTGGCCACACGGGGCAGCGGCAAGCCGCGCGCCATCATCGCCAAGACCAATAAGGGCCGCGGCGTGTCGTTCATGGAAGATCTCGTCGACTGGCACCACAAGGTCCCGAACGCCGAGCAGGTCGAGCTTGCATTGAAGGAACTGGCCCGATGA
- a CDS encoding transketolase family protein, translating into MSAAEAPRADGAVETFDCRVAFADEVIKLARADQRIVVVCNDSVGSSNMGAFQKEFPDRLVNVGIAEQNMVGVGAGLANAGMIPFVCAAGPFLTGRATEQIKADCAYSQYPVVLCGMSPGMAYGELGPTHHSIEDFAWMRAIAELIVMAPVDPAETRQAVQWAAQSGKPVYMRVARFKIPAVTGPDHQFEPGRISTLREGSDVTLAAIGTMVSRALDAADLLAEEGISARVLNVSTLKPLDDATILKAARETGRIVTAEEAVSSGGLGGAIAELVAQHHPVPMRILGVPGFAPTGDTQFLLDHFGLNAAGLAKAARELMGKGGD; encoded by the coding sequence ATGAGCGCTGCCGAAGCCCCTCGCGCCGACGGCGCCGTTGAGACATTCGATTGCCGCGTCGCCTTCGCGGACGAGGTGATCAAACTGGCTCGGGCCGATCAGCGCATCGTCGTCGTGTGCAACGACAGCGTCGGCTCATCCAACATGGGTGCGTTTCAGAAGGAATTCCCGGACCGGCTCGTCAATGTCGGCATTGCCGAACAGAATATGGTGGGGGTCGGCGCGGGCCTCGCCAATGCTGGGATGATCCCCTTCGTCTGTGCCGCCGGCCCGTTTTTAACAGGCCGGGCGACCGAGCAGATCAAGGCCGATTGTGCCTATTCGCAATATCCTGTCGTTCTCTGCGGCATGTCACCCGGCATGGCCTATGGCGAACTCGGGCCCACGCATCACTCGATCGAGGATTTTGCCTGGATGCGGGCGATCGCTGAACTGATCGTCATGGCCCCGGTCGATCCGGCCGAGACCCGGCAGGCGGTGCAATGGGCCGCGCAGTCGGGCAAGCCGGTCTATATGCGTGTGGCGCGGTTCAAGATTCCGGCCGTGACGGGCCCTGATCATCAGTTCGAGCCGGGTCGGATTTCGACGCTGCGCGAGGGGAGCGACGTCACGCTCGCGGCGATCGGCACCATGGTGTCCCGCGCGCTCGATGCCGCAGATCTGCTGGCTGAGGAGGGGATTTCGGCGCGGGTGCTCAACGTCTCCACGCTCAAGCCGCTCGACGACGCGACCATCCTGAAAGCCGCCCGCGAGACGGGCCGCATCGTCACGGCCGAAGAAGCCGTCTCGTCGGGCGGCCTTGGCGGCGCCATCGCGGAACTGGTGGCACAGCATCATCCCGTTCCGATGCGGATTCTTGGTGTCCCGGGCTTCGCGCCGACAGGCGACACTCAGTTCCTGCTCGATCATTTCGGGCTCAACGCGGCCGGTCTGGCGAAGGCCGCACGCGAGTTGATGGGCAAGGGGGGCGACTAA
- a CDS encoding FGGY-family carbohydrate kinase gives MATPLVLGIDQGTSSTKCILVDGLGMIVSQGQAALAETHPQPGWVEQDAEAVSASVQEAVRACVSPDQAGDIVAAGLSTQRESVVAWDRATGEPLSKVLSWQDRRTVALAASIGTPAVLDRVRAISGLPLDPMFSALKARWILDSIDPDRTRAKAGAICIGTIDSWLMSRFGGEALVEAGNASRTQLLDVDRGTWSDELLAIFDIPVAALPRVVPSNGPFPALRRLAPLPDGVPLAAVMADSHAALFAHGAKRPGDVKATQGTGSSVMGLVTSGATLDPGVCKTIAWSLDGIVHAAEGNIRAAGATLRWVAGLLNLSVDDLMALAEGADSQGVCLVPGFNGLGAPWWDDQAVGLLTNFTLGTSRAAVARAALDSIAHQIADVIDAIHRGSTPLGRLFVDGGPTRNDDLMQAEADLIGRPILRGSTAELSALGVIQLAGLEIGLWTEAQLADRQPRLDMFEPRLSEATRRGARERWRRAVERSRFRDPMPDAA, from the coding sequence ATGGCGACGCCCCTCGTCCTCGGGATCGATCAGGGAACGAGCTCGACCAAGTGTATCTTGGTCGATGGCTTGGGCATGATCGTGTCGCAGGGTCAGGCGGCACTGGCCGAAACGCATCCGCAACCCGGCTGGGTCGAGCAGGATGCCGAGGCCGTGTCGGCGAGCGTTCAGGAGGCGGTTCGGGCTTGCGTGTCGCCGGATCAAGCGGGCGACATCGTTGCGGCCGGCCTAAGCACGCAACGGGAGTCCGTCGTTGCATGGGACCGCGCGACAGGGGAACCGTTGTCGAAGGTTTTGTCGTGGCAAGACCGGCGCACCGTGGCGCTGGCCGCCAGCATCGGCACTCCGGCGGTGCTCGACCGTGTGCGGGCCATTAGCGGCTTACCGCTCGATCCGATGTTCTCGGCGCTCAAAGCCCGGTGGATCCTCGACAGCATCGATCCGGACCGCACGCGGGCCAAGGCCGGTGCGATCTGCATCGGCACGATCGACAGCTGGCTCATGAGCCGGTTTGGCGGGGAGGCTCTCGTCGAGGCCGGCAACGCCTCGCGAACGCAATTGCTCGACGTGGATCGCGGAACGTGGAGCGATGAACTCCTCGCGATTTTCGACATTCCGGTCGCCGCGTTGCCGCGAGTCGTGCCGTCGAACGGTCCGTTTCCGGCCCTGCGCAGGCTCGCCCCCTTGCCGGACGGTGTGCCGCTTGCCGCCGTCATGGCCGATTCGCACGCGGCTCTCTTCGCTCACGGAGCCAAACGCCCCGGCGACGTCAAGGCGACGCAAGGAACCGGCTCCTCGGTCATGGGTCTCGTCACATCCGGAGCGACGCTTGATCCCGGAGTCTGCAAGACCATCGCCTGGTCGCTCGATGGCATTGTCCATGCGGCCGAAGGCAATATCCGTGCGGCGGGCGCGACTTTGCGCTGGGTTGCTGGCCTGTTGAACCTGTCGGTCGACGATTTGATGGCGCTCGCGGAGGGCGCCGACAGCCAAGGCGTCTGCCTGGTTCCGGGCTTCAACGGGCTCGGCGCTCCCTGGTGGGACGATCAGGCCGTCGGTCTGCTGACCAATTTTACCCTTGGGACTTCGCGCGCCGCAGTGGCCCGTGCCGCCCTCGACAGTATCGCGCACCAGATCGCCGACGTGATCGATGCCATCCACCGGGGCTCGACCCCGCTGGGCCGCCTCTTCGTCGATGGCGGCCCGACCCGAAATGACGATCTCATGCAGGCCGAAGCCGATCTGATCGGTCGCCCGATCCTTCGAGGCAGCACGGCCGAGTTGTCGGCGCTCGGCGTCATCCAGCTCGCGGGTCTCGAGATTGGCTTGTGGACGGAGGCGCAGCTTGCCGATCGTCAACCCAGGCTCGACATGTTCGAGCCCCGCTTGTCCGAGGCGACGAGGCGCGGCGCGCGCGAGCGCTGGCGTCGCGCGGTCGAGCGATCGCGCTTCCGTGACCCGATGCCGGATGCGGCTTGA
- a CDS encoding ABC transporter permease: protein MTVQTKEPVGAVPRFKLDLTSGVWGPLIGLIALYVFFAFKAQHFFTLQNAIIIFDQVTVYGILAIGMTLVIITGGIDLSVGSVLAFAAMTTGWLFSIVGMPFIPALICGIAIGGVAGLVSGMLVTYARLPPFIATLATMTITRGLANKYTDGNVVSGWPDALNRLNTYRYFGVITATTAFFLLLVLATWAFLKYRPAGRNLYAIGGNSEVARLAGIPVRFYLISVYVVAGALSAIAGMANAARLQTSQPYDGLGYELTAIAAVVIGGASLSGGVGSIGGTLIGVLIIGVLNSGLSQIGAQTYDKDVIIGVMIAAAVAFDTLIRRRR from the coding sequence ATGACCGTGCAGACCAAAGAACCCGTCGGCGCCGTGCCCCGCTTCAAGCTCGACCTGACCTCGGGCGTCTGGGGGCCGCTGATCGGGCTGATCGCGCTTTACGTCTTTTTCGCCTTCAAGGCCCAGCATTTCTTCACGCTGCAGAACGCCATCATCATCTTCGATCAGGTGACGGTCTATGGCATCCTGGCGATCGGAATGACGCTGGTGATCATCACCGGGGGGATCGATCTATCGGTCGGATCCGTGCTGGCTTTCGCGGCGATGACCACCGGCTGGCTGTTCTCGATCGTCGGAATGCCGTTTATCCCGGCGCTGATTTGCGGCATCGCGATTGGCGGTGTGGCGGGGCTCGTCTCGGGCATGCTGGTCACCTATGCGCGGCTCCCGCCCTTTATCGCGACGCTGGCGACCATGACAATCACGCGCGGTCTCGCCAACAAATACACGGACGGCAACGTCGTGTCGGGTTGGCCGGATGCGCTCAACCGGCTGAACACCTATCGCTATTTCGGCGTCATCACGGCCACGACGGCTTTCTTCCTGCTGCTGGTTCTCGCCACCTGGGCGTTCCTCAAATACCGGCCGGCGGGTCGCAATCTTTATGCGATCGGCGGAAATTCCGAGGTTGCTCGCCTCGCTGGCATCCCGGTGCGCTTTTATCTGATCAGCGTCTATGTCGTGGCCGGCGCCCTCTCGGCAATCGCCGGCATGGCCAATGCGGCACGTCTGCAGACCTCGCAGCCCTACGACGGGCTTGGCTATGAACTCACTGCCATTGCGGCCGTGGTGATCGGCGGCGCCAGCCTGTCGGGCGGCGTCGGTAGCATCGGCGGCACCCTGATCGGCGTGCTGATCATCGGTGTGCTCAACAGCGGCCTCAGCCAGATCGGCGCGCAGACCTACGACAAGGACGTCATCATCGGCGTCATGATCGCGGCGGCCGTCGCCTTCGATACCCTCATCCGGCGACGCCGGTAA
- a CDS encoding sugar ABC transporter substrate-binding protein — MLLAATLAMAASPLALGTASAAEPVKIGLAVANLQADFFNQIKQSVEKNAKDMGVTVITVDAKGDGATQVSQIQDLVNQKIQALIYIPAGAAAAAIPVKTAKAAGIPVVAVDRNPTDAPGDTFIATNSVVAAKALGDYACKDSGGKGVLAIIQGQIGTTPEQDRDKGFKEAMTNCPGIKEVTREASKMWMKDEGFNIAQNMLQRDPTINIFFGRADALALGAAQAVKAAGVDHKVYVFGFDGDLAGLKAVKDGTLDATMTQRTQFMGKLALQSALDLVAGKKVPAEQLQDAALTTKDNVDGYIANHP; from the coding sequence CTGCTGCTCGCCGCGACCCTCGCCATGGCGGCATCGCCGTTGGCTCTCGGCACGGCCAGCGCGGCCGAGCCAGTCAAGATCGGCCTGGCGGTCGCTAATCTGCAGGCCGACTTCTTCAACCAAATCAAGCAATCCGTCGAAAAGAACGCCAAGGACATGGGCGTGACGGTCATTACGGTCGACGCCAAGGGCGATGGCGCGACGCAGGTCAGCCAGATCCAGGATCTCGTCAACCAGAAGATCCAGGCGCTGATCTATATTCCGGCCGGCGCCGCCGCTGCGGCCATTCCGGTCAAGACCGCCAAGGCCGCCGGCATTCCGGTCGTGGCCGTCGACCGCAACCCGACTGATGCGCCCGGCGACACGTTCATCGCCACCAACTCGGTCGTCGCCGCCAAGGCTCTCGGCGACTACGCCTGTAAGGACAGCGGCGGCAAGGGCGTGCTCGCCATCATTCAGGGCCAGATCGGCACGACGCCCGAGCAGGACCGCGACAAAGGCTTCAAGGAAGCGATGACGAATTGCCCCGGCATCAAGGAGGTCACGCGTGAAGCCTCGAAGATGTGGATGAAGGACGAAGGCTTCAACATCGCCCAGAACATGCTGCAGCGCGACCCCACCATCAACATCTTCTTCGGCCGGGCCGATGCGCTCGCGCTTGGGGCCGCACAGGCCGTGAAGGCCGCGGGTGTCGATCACAAGGTCTACGTGTTCGGCTTCGATGGCGACCTCGCTGGCTTGAAAGCCGTCAAAGATGGCACCCTCGACGCCACTATGACCCAGCGGACTCAGTTTATGGGCAAGCTCGCGCTTCAGTCGGCGCTGGATCTCGTGGCCGGCAAAAAGGTGCCGGCTGAGCAGCTGCAGGATGCGGCCCTGACCACCAAGGACAATGTGGACGGCTATATCGCCAACCACCCCTGA
- a CDS encoding sugar ABC transporter ATP-binding protein — translation MSNGDTPGPSEGLSIRRITKHYGPITVLRDVDLDVRPGEVVALLGENGAGKSTVSSVIAGLVPPTSGTMTWNGQPYAPTSPADALHQGIGLIHQEMRLLPDLSIAENVFVGRLPTKNGRVDRAGMARRAAENLRSLGLDVSPATLVRDLRVAAQQQVEIAKALTLNARFLIFDEPTAALGGGETDHLFAQIERLKRGGMGFIYISHRLDEIARIADRVVVLRDGQVVGNYATAQVPVKTLVEAMVGRSLERMFPTIEPLNGKEVLRVERLTSPAKTFTDVSFSVKAGEVFGVAGIVGAGRTELMRAIAGADPIASGTITVEGKPLAPKSPADSLAAGIVLVPEDRKAQGLVLEHTIGDNIALGNYPLVAPSGFVTPGAVRRFADENIRRFGIKGSAGQPANHLSGGNQQKVVLAKSIARRPKIVILDEPTRGIDVGARAQIYDVIAALAREGLAVIVVSSDLDEVLGLSHRVMVLSRGMNRGILDHTQANRISVMERATH, via the coding sequence ATGTCGAACGGTGACACACCAGGTCCGAGCGAAGGGCTATCGATCCGCCGGATCACCAAGCACTATGGACCGATTACGGTGTTGCGCGACGTTGATCTCGACGTGCGCCCCGGTGAAGTCGTGGCGCTGCTTGGCGAGAACGGAGCCGGTAAATCCACCGTCTCCTCCGTTATCGCAGGGCTCGTTCCGCCGACCTCCGGCACGATGACCTGGAATGGCCAACCCTATGCGCCCACCAGCCCCGCCGACGCCCTGCATCAGGGGATTGGCCTTATTCACCAAGAGATGCGCCTTCTTCCCGATCTGTCGATCGCCGAAAATGTGTTCGTCGGGCGGCTCCCGACCAAAAACGGCAGGGTCGATCGCGCCGGGATGGCCCGTCGCGCCGCCGAAAACCTGCGCAGCCTCGGGCTGGATGTGTCGCCCGCGACGCTCGTCCGCGATCTGCGGGTCGCGGCGCAGCAGCAGGTCGAGATCGCCAAGGCGCTGACGCTCAACGCACGTTTTCTGATCTTCGACGAACCAACGGCAGCGTTGGGGGGCGGGGAGACCGACCACCTCTTCGCGCAGATCGAGCGGCTGAAGCGCGGCGGCATGGGCTTCATCTATATCAGCCATCGCCTGGACGAAATCGCCCGTATCGCCGACCGCGTGGTGGTGCTGCGCGACGGGCAGGTGGTGGGCAATTACGCCACCGCCCAGGTGCCGGTGAAGACGCTGGTCGAAGCCATGGTGGGCCGCTCGCTCGAGCGTATGTTTCCCACGATCGAGCCCCTGAACGGCAAGGAGGTGCTGCGCGTCGAGCGCCTGACCTCACCGGCAAAGACCTTCACGGACGTGTCCTTCTCGGTGAAGGCCGGGGAGGTGTTCGGCGTCGCCGGCATCGTCGGAGCGGGCCGGACCGAATTGATGCGCGCCATTGCGGGTGCGGATCCGATCGCCTCCGGCACCATCACGGTCGAGGGCAAGCCGCTCGCGCCGAAAAGTCCGGCCGACAGCCTCGCGGCCGGCATCGTCCTCGTGCCCGAAGACCGCAAGGCGCAGGGCCTCGTGCTCGAACATACGATCGGCGACAATATCGCGCTCGGCAATTACCCCCTGGTCGCGCCGAGCGGCTTCGTCACGCCCGGAGCGGTGCGGCGCTTTGCCGACGAGAACATCCGCCGCTTCGGCATCAAAGGGTCCGCGGGGCAGCCGGCCAATCACCTGTCCGGCGGCAATCAGCAAAAAGTGGTGCTGGCCAAGAGTATCGCTCGACGACCCAAGATCGTGATTTTGGACGAGCCCACGCGCGGCATCGACGTCGGCGCCCGTGCCCAGATTTACGACGTGATCGCGGCTCTGGCCCGGGAAGGTCTCGCGGTCATCGTGGTCAGTTCTGACCTCGACGAAGTTCTGGGCCTGTCGCACCGCGTCATGGTGCTGAGTCGTGGCATGAACCGAGGCATTCTCGATCACACGCAAGCCAACCGCATCTCCGTCATGGAACGGGCGACGCACTGA